One genomic segment of Intestinimonas butyriciproducens includes these proteins:
- a CDS encoding DUF1847 domain-containing protein has translation MMEGQCAFCGLSNQVRICKNPDTGKGPQFCSTLLYPECIEKAAEEYQSEEMHTFAVNSAKNERSCYDCSVETAGLPKPVKCRIEETIDFCKSMDYKRIGLAFCGALHREAAVVAKIFRAHGLETVSVMCKVGGIDKAAIGIQEEEKLHPGRFEAMCNPIAQAEILNQADTDFNVVIGLCVGHDSLFLSHSKKMCTVLAVKDRLLGHNPLAAVYTNHSYYGFLNNGD, from the coding sequence ATGATGGAAGGACAATGTGCATTCTGCGGCCTGTCCAATCAGGTGCGGATCTGCAAGAATCCGGATACCGGCAAGGGCCCTCAGTTTTGTTCTACATTGCTGTACCCAGAGTGTATAGAGAAGGCGGCAGAGGAGTACCAATCGGAGGAGATGCACACATTTGCGGTAAACTCCGCAAAGAATGAGCGGTCCTGCTATGACTGCAGCGTGGAAACAGCCGGACTTCCCAAGCCGGTGAAGTGCCGGATCGAGGAGACCATCGACTTCTGCAAGAGCATGGATTATAAAAGAATCGGCCTTGCTTTCTGCGGCGCCCTTCACAGAGAGGCGGCCGTGGTAGCAAAGATTTTTCGGGCGCACGGGCTGGAGACCGTCTCCGTCATGTGTAAGGTAGGCGGCATAGACAAGGCCGCCATCGGTATCCAAGAGGAGGAAAAGCTTCACCCGGGGAGATTTGAGGCCATGTGCAACCCCATTGCTCAGGCAGAGATTCTGAACCAGGCGGATACGGACTTTAACGTGGTGATAGGGCTGTGCGTGGGGCATGACTCCTTGTTCTTATCTCACAGCAAAAAGATGTGTACCGTCCTGGCGGTAAAGGACCGGCTGCTGGGGCATAACCCCCTGGCCGCCGTATACACCAACCACAGCTACTACGGCTTTTTGAACAACGGGGATTGA
- a CDS encoding fumarate hydratase, with amino-acid sequence MQGTISKDLMKSAVKEVWIRSLTEIQPDILEALNAAKEKETNERGRQYLDILIQNALLATQNRTVICQDTGVPTFFIKTSLGFPYDGDLREVFDEALHELTMGEFPMRPMVVHPLTREDRCDNTAANVPLLHIELDHGTDYMEIKAMPKGAGSGIWGTLQFFPPSVGAAGVKKFVVDSVLRAGSNPCPPLIVGVGLGGPLEEVARLATVASARPIDRRHPEPEIAALEEELKEALNMSQIGPMGMGGDTTVLAVNVEYSGTHKPWMPVAVNINCWPGRKATCRIYSDGHVEQVKGE; translated from the coding sequence ATGCAGGGCACCATAAGCAAGGACTTGATGAAGTCCGCCGTTAAGGAGGTTTGGATCCGCTCCCTCACAGAGATCCAGCCGGATATCCTCGAGGCGCTCAACGCCGCAAAGGAAAAAGAGACCAATGAAAGGGGCAGGCAGTATCTGGATATTTTGATTCAGAACGCGCTGCTTGCCACCCAGAATCGGACTGTGATCTGCCAGGATACCGGAGTGCCTACCTTTTTTATCAAAACATCACTGGGCTTTCCCTACGACGGCGATCTGCGGGAGGTCTTTGATGAGGCTCTCCACGAACTGACCATGGGGGAATTTCCCATGCGGCCCATGGTGGTGCATCCCCTGACCCGGGAAGACCGGTGTGATAACACTGCGGCTAACGTGCCCCTTCTGCACATCGAGCTGGACCACGGCACTGATTATATGGAGATCAAAGCCATGCCGAAGGGAGCAGGGTCCGGAATATGGGGGACACTCCAGTTCTTCCCACCATCGGTGGGAGCGGCCGGTGTGAAAAAATTTGTGGTGGACTCCGTTCTGCGGGCCGGTTCCAATCCCTGTCCGCCCCTCATTGTGGGCGTAGGCCTGGGCGGGCCTCTGGAGGAAGTGGCCCGACTGGCCACGGTGGCCTCTGCACGGCCCATAGACCGGCGTCACCCTGAACCGGAGATCGCCGCACTGGAGGAGGAGTTGAAGGAGGCGCTCAATATGAGTCAGATCGGCCCCATGGGCATGGGTGGGGACACCACAGTTCTGGCCGTCAATGTGGAGTATTCCGGCACACATAAGCCCTGGATGCCCGTGGCGGTGAACATCAACTGCTGGCCAGGGCGGAAGGCCACCTGCCGCATCTACAGCGACGGCCATGTTGAGCAAGTGAAGGGGGAATAG